Part of the Paracoccus sp. MC1862 genome, CACGACCATCGTCGCCCGGCCCGATACCCGGCCGCCCATCGACGCGCCGGAATCGCTGGAATTCGTGACCCGTCGCGCCTCGGAACAGCCGGTTCGCATTCGCCATCAGGCGGCGCTGACGCGCGGGCGGATGGGCGCCGAGATGGTCGAGATGGGGTTCCTGCAGGATGCGGGTGCGGTGGCCTTCACCGACGGGGTGCGGGTGGTGAAAAACACCCGTCTGCTGTCGCGCTGCATGACCTATGCGCGGGGCCTGGGCGCGCTGATTGTGGGGCATCCGCAGGACGCGGGCCTGTCGAAGGGCGCGGCGGCGACCAGTGGCAAGTTCGCCTCGCTTTACGGGCTGCCCTCGGTCACGCCGCTGGCCGAGCGGATGGGGCTGGAGCGCGATCTTGCCTTGGTCGAGGCGACGGGGGTGCGCTGGCACGCCGACCAGATCACCACAGCGGCGGCGCTTGTGGTGCTGGACCGGGCGCGGGCGGCGGGGCTGGACGTGACGGCGGGGACCTCGATCCACCATCTCACGCTGAACGAGTTCGACGTAGGGGATTACCGGACCTTCTTCCGGCTGACGCCTCCGCTTCGGTCCGAGGACGACCGGCTGGCGCTGGTCGAGGCGGTGGCTGAGGGGCGCATCGACGTGATCGGGTCTTTCCACACGCCGCAGGACGAGGAGGCCAAGCGCCTGCCCTTCGAGGTTGCGGCCCCCGGCGCGGTGGGGCTGGAAACGCTGCTGCCCGCGGCCATGCGGCTTTATCATGGGGGCGGCGTGGGGTTGGCACAACTGTGGCGGGCAATGTCGCTGAACCCGGCGCGTCGGCTGGGGCTGGACGGCGGGCGGCTCGCCATCGGGGCGGCCGCCGACCTGGTGCTGTTCGATCCCGATGCGCCCTTCGTGCTTGACCGCTTCGCGTTGCGGTCCAAGTCGAAGAACACGCCTTTCGACGGCACGCGAATGGAAGGGCGTGTGCTGGGAACATGGGTCGGCGGAAAGCGCGTCTTCGGGGGCGAGGATGATTGAGCCGTCGGCGATGATCCTTGCCGCGGTGCTGGGCTATCTGCTGGGATCGGTGCCCTTCGGCGTCCTCATCACGCGGGCGCTTGGCCTCGGCGATCTGCGCAAGATCGGGTCTGGCAACATCGGCGCGACCAATGTGCTGCGGACGGGGAACAAGGGCGCGGCGCTGGCGACCCTGCTTCTGGACAGCGGCAAAGGTGCGGTCGCGGTGCTTGTTGCCCGCTGGCTGGGCGGCGAAGGCGCAGCGCTGGTCGCGGGTGCCACCGCCTTTCTGGGCCATCTGTTTTCCGTCTTTCTGGGCTTCAGGGGCGGCAAGGGGGTTGCGACCTTCCTCGGCACCACCATCGCGCTTCACTGGCCCATCGGGCTGATAGCTTGCGGGCTGTGGCTGGCGACGGCGGCGATTACCCGCATCTCGTCGCTGTCGGCGCTGGTCGCGGCGGCGGGGGCACCGATCCTCGCGCTGGTTCTCGGCGCGCAGGGACTTGCGCTGACGGCGCTGTTCATGGCGGTGCTGATCTTCCTCAAGCACCGGACCAACATCGCCCGGCTGCTGGCGGGGACCGAGCCCCGGATCGGTCAGCGCGGGTAAATCGCGGCGTTTTCCGCCCGGATGCGGATCGTCAGCACAGCAGCATTGAGGACCGAGAACACCAGCGCCACCCAGCCGAGGCCAAGCACCAGCGGCGCCACCGCAATCTCGGC contains:
- the pyrC gene encoding dihydroorotase, giving the protein MILHFQNARLIDPEALTDEPGSLTVQDGLIVSVDDDAPEGARIVDCAGRCLAPGIVDWGVKIGEPGERHKESMRSAALAAAAGGVTTIVARPDTRPPIDAPESLEFVTRRASEQPVRIRHQAALTRGRMGAEMVEMGFLQDAGAVAFTDGVRVVKNTRLLSRCMTYARGLGALIVGHPQDAGLSKGAAATSGKFASLYGLPSVTPLAERMGLERDLALVEATGVRWHADQITTAAALVVLDRARAAGLDVTAGTSIHHLTLNEFDVGDYRTFFRLTPPLRSEDDRLALVEAVAEGRIDVIGSFHTPQDEEAKRLPFEVAAPGAVGLETLLPAAMRLYHGGGVGLAQLWRAMSLNPARRLGLDGGRLAIGAAADLVLFDPDAPFVLDRFALRSKSKNTPFDGTRMEGRVLGTWVGGKRVFGGEDD
- the plsY gene encoding glycerol-3-phosphate 1-O-acyltransferase PlsY translates to MIEPSAMILAAVLGYLLGSVPFGVLITRALGLGDLRKIGSGNIGATNVLRTGNKGAALATLLLDSGKGAVAVLVARWLGGEGAALVAGATAFLGHLFSVFLGFRGGKGVATFLGTTIALHWPIGLIACGLWLATAAITRISSLSALVAAAGAPILALVLGAQGLALTALFMAVLIFLKHRTNIARLLAGTEPRIGQRG